A part of Gossypium hirsutum isolate 1008001.06 chromosome A07, Gossypium_hirsutum_v2.1, whole genome shotgun sequence genomic DNA contains:
- the LOC107955526 gene encoding TBC1 domain family member 15, which yields MVVLAAIAELFGGNAGTEELEAFYPIRPDCLADIPKTRFRPRVGKTLSARRWHAAFSEDGHLDIEKVLRRIQRGGIHPSIKGFVWEFLLGCFDPNSTFDDRNQLREQRRERYAMWKTECQNMVPVIGSGKYITRPIITDDGQPIEGEDCHVTSAVSDNKKVAHWMLFLHQIGLDVFRTDRALVFYEDEANQAKLWDILAIYSWVDDDIGYVQGMNDICSPMVILLENEADAFWCFEHAMRRLRENFRCSTSSIGVQSQLGILSQVIKTVDPKLHQHLEDLDGGEYLFAFRMLMVLFRREFSFVDALYLWEVMWAMEYNPNIFLLYEQPDAALDSNSTQTLHAKELKRYGKFQRKNLQNGHTDKNCALSVFLVASVLETKNRQILKDAKGLDDVVTILGEITGNLDAKKACQNALKIQDKYLKKAKKS from the exons ATGGTTGTATTGGCGGCAATAGCAGAGTTATTTGGTGGAAATGCCGGGACAGAGGAATTGGAGGCCTTTTATCCCATAAGACCCGATTGCTTAGCTGATATTCCAAAGACCCGTTTTAGGCCTAGG GTTGGGAAAACTCTTAGTGCAAGAAGATGGCATGCTGCATTCTCTGAAGATGGTCATCTTGATATAGAAAAAGTTCTTAGACGGATCCAACGAGGA GGTATTCACCCTTCGATCAAAGGGTTTGTCTGGGAGTTCCTTTTAGGTTGCTTTGATCCTAACAGTACCTTTGATGATCGGAATCAGCTCAGAGAGCAAAGGAG GGAAAGGTATGCTATGTGGAAGACTGAATGCCAGAATATGGTGCCGGTCATTGGTAGTGGAAAGTACATTACTAGACCAATTATTACTGACGATGGCCAACCGATAGAAGGTGAAGATTGTCATGTGACAAGTGCTGTTTCAGACAACAAGAAAGTGGCACACTGGATGCTTTTCCTGCATCAAATTG GTTTGGATGTTTTTCGAACCGATCGAGCACTTGTGTTCTACGAGGATGAAGCTAATCAAGCAAAACTTTGGGATATTCTTGCTATATATTCATGGGTAGATGATGATATTGGTTATGTTCAAG GAATGAATGACATTTGCTCTCCAATGGTAATTCTTCTTGAAAATGAAGCCGATGCATTTTGGTGTTTTGAGCATGCAATGCGCAGACTG AGGGAAAACTTTAGGTGCAGTACAAGTTCAATAGGTGTGCAATCCCAACTTGGTATACTTTCACAAGTAATTAAAACTGTTGACCCTAAGCTTCATCAACACCTTG AGGATCTAGATGGTGGGGAGTATTTGTTTGCGTTTCGCATGCTGATGGTACTTTTCCGGAGAGAATTCTCCTTTGTCGATGCCCTGTATCTTTGGGAG GTTATGTGGGCAATGGAATACAACCCTAATATCTTCTTGTTGTACGAGCAACCCGATGCAGCTCTAGATAGCAACAGTACACAAACATTGCATGCAAAGGAGCTAAAACGGTACggtaaatttcaaagaaaaaatctGCAGAATGGACACACGGATAAAAACTGTGCGCTCTCGGTTTTCCTTGTTGCAAGCGTCCTCGAGACCAAGAATAGGCAGATTCTAAAGGACGCTAAGGGTCTCGATGATGTTGTGACG ATATTGGGTGAGATTACTGGAAATTTGGATGCTAAGAAAGCATGTCAAAACGCACTGAAGATTCAGGACAAGTACCTGAAAAAG GCTAAGAAATCATAG
- the LOC107955528 gene encoding CRIB domain-containing protein RIC7 yields the protein MKGLLKGFRYITQLFESDKEPEMQISMPTDVKHVAHIGWDGPSAVNSTPSWMNEFKTPAGGLQSTPLAQAGQERLSRKGSRAQSSSTRDMPDLPKSSKRTSSTKENASSTKQSKKPSKSTRKPKDANQTTETTTKDPKKSRRKKVKDMGGEGSSRRSRTTQESDTLSEAGSLISCDSEFVEGEAN from the exons ATGAAAGGATTGCTAAAAGGTTTTAGATACATTACTCAATTATTTG AAAGTGACAAAGAGCCAGAAATGCAGATTAGTATGCCAACAGACGTAAAGCATGTGGCTCATATAGGATGGGATGGTCCATCAGCTGTAAATTCTACACCCAGCTGG atgAATGAGTTCAAAACACCAGCAGGAGGGCTTCAATCAACACCTTTAGCTCAAGCAGGACAAG AGAGGTTGAGCCGAAAAGGTTCGAGGGCTCAAAGTTCTTCAACAAGAGACATGCCCGACCTGCCTAAATCATCAAAGCGCACTTCATCCACTAAAGAAAATGCTTCTTCAACAAAGCAATCGAAGAAGCCTTCCAAGTCGACTAGAAAACCCAAGGATGCAAACCAAACAACCGAGACAACCACAAAAGACCCAAAGAAAAGTAGGCGAAAGAAGGTGAAAGACATGGGTGGTGAAGGAAGCTCTAGGCGGTCCAGAACCACCCAGGAGTCAGATACTCTGTCCGAGGCAGGGTCCCTAATCAGTTGTGATTCAGAGTTTGTAGAAGGGGAGGCTAATTGA
- the LOC107955527 gene encoding thioredoxin-like fold domain-containing protein MRL7, chloroplastic: MLSFQIGIFPKSFSPLCVVKNNHNSCNMLPVSDVTRSTLSHWCNVWPSFVHHSRFLKTSPCFATSRKSDSNPNPDPDSNPKSKAETGNRDQKSVVSHNKDENPDKSFPTTIPKKPRRGRRSEAVAVEDFIRDSLERTFESIRQQNPEVLENKESVMKDRLENQFDCDSSSGEDEDEDKDEKDNEAGKRGKKMVVEEDDPDWPLDADIGWGIRASEYFEQHAVKNVVGEDGFEIDWEGETDDSWVKEINCLEWESFAFHPSPLIVLVFERYKRATHNWKTLKELVKAIQVYWNSKDRLPPRAVKLDINIERDLAYALKVRECPQLLFLRGNRIMYREKEFRKADELVQMIAYFYYNAKKPSWIDEASICRPY; this comes from the exons ATGTTATCCTTTCAGATCGGTATCTTTCCCAAATCCTTTTCGCCTCTTTGTGTAGTGAAAAACAATCATAATTCCTGCAACATGCTGCCTGTTTCTGATGTTACTCGTAGTACTCTAAGTCATTGGTGCAACGTCTGGCCCTCCTTCGTACACCATAGCCGTTTTTTAAAAACTTCCCCTTGCTTTGCTACTTCAAGAAAATCTGATTCCAACCCTAATCCTGATCCGGACTCGAACCCTAAATCTAAAGCTGAAACAGGAAACCGGGACCAAAAGTCTGTAGTTTCCCATAACAAAGATGAAAATCCAGATAAAAGCTTCCCAACAACCATTCCTAAGAAGCCAAGACGGGGTCGTAGAAGTGAAGCTGTAGCTGTTGAAGATTTTATACGCGACTCACTTGAACGAACTTTTGAATCAATCCGGCAGCAGAATCCAGAAGTTCTTGAAAATAAGGAAAGTGTGATGAAGGATAGACTTGAAAATCAGTTTGATTGTGACAGTAGCAGTGGTGAAGATGAGGATGAGGACAAGGACGAGAAGGATAATGAAGCCGGTAAAAGAGGAAAGAAGATGGTGGTGGAAGAGGATGATCCAGATTGGCCATTGGACGCAGATATTGGGTGGGGAATTAGGGCATCGGAGTACTTTGAGCAGCATGCTGTTAAGAATGTGGTGGGTGAAGATGGTTTTGAGATTGACTGGGAAGGAGAGACTGATGATAGCTGGGTAAAGGAGATTAACTGTCTGGAGTGGGAGAGCTTTGCTTTCCATCCCAGTCCGCTAATTGTTCTTGTATTTGAGAGATACAAAAG GGCAACTCACAATTGGAAGACTTTGAAAGAGCTAGTGAAGGCGATCCAGGTATATTGGAACTCCAAGGACCGGTTACCTCCTCGG GCAGTCAAACTGGATATCAATATCGAGAGAGATCTGGCATATGCTCTTAAAGTCAGGGAATGCCCGCAGCTTTTATTTTTACGCGGAAACAGGATCATGTACAGAGAGAAAG AGTTTCGCAAGGCTGATGAATTGGTCCAAATGATTGCTTATTTCTATTACAACGCAAAGAAGCCTTCATGGATTGATGAGGCATCCATATGTCGACCTTATTAG
- the LOC121203776 gene encoding uncharacterized protein, translated as MNTKTMRLPPRRVPDSMPNNKRKERDGFDLKPLTSLPPSSKPPMPAAPPPLLSNHLLAGYLAHEFLTNGTLFGQPWDPTRPQQSPAESRKGTREKAEPNDRSAPGDAELKLKKHQMYVEVASLLKTDGAHLQGIVNPTQLSRFLEM; from the coding sequence ATGAACACCAAAACGATGCGTCTCCCTCCCCGTCGGGTGCCCGATTCCATGCCCAACAACAAACGAAAAGAGAGAGACGGTTTTGACCTCAAACCCCTAACCTCTCTTCCTCCGTCCTCGAAACCACCCATGCCGGCCGCTCCTCCCCCGCTTCTCTCCAACCACCTCCTAGCTGGATACCTGGCCCACGAGTTCCTCACTAACGGGACGCTCTTCGGCCAGCCCTGGGACCCGACCCGACCTCAACAATCGCCCGCTGAATCCAGGAAGGGAACCAGAGAAAAAGCCGAGCCGAACGACAGATCCGCACCAGGCGACGCCGAGCTGAAGCTGAAGAAGCATCAAATGTACGTAGAAGTGGCAAGTTTGCTGAAGACCGATGGGGCCCACTTGCAAGGCATCGTCAACCCGACCCAGCTCTCTCGTTTCTTAGAGATGTAA